In Cydia pomonella isolate Wapato2018A chromosome 1, ilCydPomo1, whole genome shotgun sequence, one genomic interval encodes:
- the LOC133520797 gene encoding uncharacterized protein LOC133520797, with translation MMKIVVLVALVHLACANPLLEKTSNGNRHKRLLFYDEQGNLIQTYNSPIRDFPEQIEKFPFFGSFFQPFYNFIRPIQSFGGRPMTYMIPVSDEVIHQIAQDPIMQNKLLLLPRDPIVEKNDLCLGKRAQIPSPKLCSAFLNCWDGFAFEQECPSGLLFSGEGYCDYPQRVDCVVNCGNATLSNEQANRSMSFFFVYMPSSSDIYRRKTTLLKFKTSMCLVIYSNIFWFAKERPAPAPVRCASDFEAFRSEWSCGEFFVCVNRLPVRFQCPNDLVFNTELGICDYPARVNCSASVNMSGAAEGGTASTDGKTVLMRSSIYNTQSWSSHSHVALSRQDAVRQLQLGRIANINTAY, from the exons ATGATGAAAATAGTTGTGCTAGTGGCGTTGGTCCATTTGGCCTGTGCTAATCCGTTGCTGGAAAAAACATCGAATGGAAATCGTCATAAGAGGTTGCTTT TTTACGACGAACAAGGCAACCTGATCCAAACATACAACAGTCCTATTCGTGACTTCCCGGAACAGATCGAAAAGTTTCCCTTTTTCGGGTCCTTTTTCCAACCGTTTTACAACTTTATTCGC CCAATACAGTCCTTCGGCGGTCGACCGATGACCTACATGATCCCAGTATCTGATGAAGTAATACACCAGATTGCCCAAGACCCGATCATGCAAAACAAGCTGTTGCTCCTGCCAAGAGACCCAATCGTTGAAAAGAATGATCTATGCCTTGGGAAGAGAGCTCAGATTCCTTCGCCGAAGCTGTGCAGCGCATTTTTGAACTGCTGGGACGGTTTTGCTTTTGAGCAGGAATGCCCGAGTGGCTTGCTGTTCTCTGGTGAGGGATACTGCGACTACCCGCAGAGGGTGGATT GTGTCGTCAACTGTGGAAATGCCACGTTAAGTAATGAACAG GCGAATCGTTCCATGTCTTTCTTCTTTGTTTACATGCCTTCGagtagcgacatctaccgtagaAAAACAACACttcttaaatttaaaactagcATGTGTCTTGtcatatattcaaatattttttggtttGCTAAAGAGCGCCCTGCGCCAGCGCCGGTCCGCTGCGCAAGCGACTTCGAAGCGTTCCGCAGTGAGTGGAGCTGCGGCGAGTTCTTCGTCTGCGTCAACCGTTTGCCCGTGCGCTTCCAGTGTCCCAACGACCTCGTATTTAATACG GAGCTGGGTATCTGCGACTACCCGGCGCGCGTGAACTGCTCTGCTTCAGTGAACATGTCTGGAGCCGCTGAGGGAGGTACCGCATCTACGGACGGCAAGACTGTACTCATGAGGAGTTCCATCTACAACACTCAGA GTTGGTCATCTCACTCGCACGTCGCGTTGTCGCGCCAGGACGCCGTCCGCCAGCTGCAGCTCGGTCGCATCGCCAACATCAACACAGCTTATTAG
- the LOC133524104 gene encoding protein obstructor-E, with product MAFKSSIGLVFLGCLVVLASSALPKKQNRKPANAPARAQAEADRDAEITNSCPDDGFFADAEQCDKYYECRQGEIIEKLCPDGMVFNDYNPDDEKCDLPFNLDCSQRPKLQEPKPTLHCPRLNGYFSHEDPKECGKFYYCVDGKFNMITCPDGLVYNEKTGICTWPDEAKKKGCGASDVFQFDCPPVNETFGLTHPRYADPDDCQFFYVCINGNTPRRSGCKLGQAFDDVNKKCEWARKVPECADWYKGQLTDAELDALENPPTLKPKPSSSQPSRRKPMRPGKGKVLDEE from the exons ATGGCGTTCAAATCGAGTATAGGGCTAGTCTTCCTCGGGTGCCTAGTTG TACTAGCGTCATCCGCTCTACCAAAGAAACAGAACCGCAAGCCAGCGAACGCACCGGCGCGCGCGCAGGCCGAGGCAGACCGCGACGCGGAGATAACCAACTCCTGCCCAGACGACGGTTTCTTCGCCGACGCCGAGCAGTGCGACAAATACTATGAATGCAG ACAGGGTGAGATCATCGAAAAGCTGTGCCCTGACGGCATGGTCTTCAACGACTACAACCCTGATGATGAGAAATGCGATCTGCCTTTCAACTTGGACTGCTCTCAGAGGCCTAAACTAC AGGAGCCCAAACCCACGCTGCACTGCCCGCGCCTCAACGGCTATTTCTCCCACGAGGACCCGAAGGAATGCGGCAAGTTCTACTACTGCGTGGACGGCAAGTTCAATATGATCACGTGCCCCGACGGCCTGGTCTACAATGAGAAGACCGGCATCTGCACCTGGCCTGATGAGGCTAAGAAGAAGGGATGCGGTGCCTCTG ATGTGTTCCAATTCGACTGTCCGCCCGTAAATGAGACCTTCGGCCTCACGCACCCGCGCTACGCCGACCCTGACGACTGCCAGTTCTTCTACGTGTGCATCAACGGCAACACGCCCCGCCGGTCCGGCTGCAAGCTTGGGCAGGCCTTCGACGATGTCAACAAGAAGTGCGAGTGGGCGAGGAAGGTCCCTGAGTG CGCTGACTGGTACAAAGGTCAACTGACCGacgccgagctggacgccctggagaACCCGCCAACACTGAAGCCCAAGCCCTCGAGCTCGCAGCCGAGCCGCCGCAAGCCCATGCGCCCCGGCAAGGGCAAGGTGCTCGATGAGGAATGA